In one Bacillus mesophilus genomic region, the following are encoded:
- a CDS encoding methylmalonyl-CoA mutase family protein, which yields MGEKRSTDWVFDLNEFLIPSYEEWEKVATSSLKGKPFEELFSGTYEGIQLKPIYISDEDTHLLDLQLNKKGNNDWVINQELRGDTIEELLSSIESARKFGQTTLHFHLKSCSYLKGVEITNIEELNRVIESIPSQELSLFVDTHLQQSAFLTGLMTTLKTANKKVHGVIGTDPISEWVRNGTLPSPLSFYYEEMAVMVKETKEFPSLKTILVSSHAFHNGGANSVQELAYSLSVGIEYVRQCLNQGLTIDEIAPKIAFSFSIGSNLFMEIAKLRAASYLWSSIIHEFGGNEESKKMWIHAKTSITTKTTHDPYVNMLRSTVESFAAVVGGANSIQTSPFDEAFQKPTAFSDRIARNVQSILLEEASLGRVVDPSKGSWYVEGLTKEFSEKTWEIIQQLDLAGGVVNSLRTGDIQSEIEKVREEHFKKVDNRREKIVGVNMYANVLEKDQVYSITMDKEQPVENQPEVNLSLSSTDLFKQIEMELQAGTTFSKLQSALQNDDKEADIEKIPEIRWSMKFEKLRQNASNYFSKTGEKLAVKLVNIGELIQHKARTDFIKGFFEVGGFHIKETNSLKSIEELSQVPALQENRVVIICGDDSTYTQIGRKVVELLKKMNPDSLIFIAGNLEQQALAEYKEAGLKECIHMKTNCYQFLDSLQQELGVNDEKA from the coding sequence ATGGGAGAAAAGCGGTCAACTGATTGGGTATTTGATTTAAATGAGTTCTTAATTCCAAGTTATGAAGAATGGGAGAAAGTAGCTACTTCTTCATTAAAAGGTAAACCATTTGAAGAACTTTTTTCAGGAACTTACGAGGGAATTCAATTAAAACCTATATATATAAGTGATGAAGATACTCACCTTTTGGATCTACAGCTTAATAAGAAGGGTAATAATGACTGGGTTATTAACCAGGAGCTACGTGGGGATACGATTGAGGAGCTTCTATCATCCATTGAGAGTGCTCGTAAATTTGGTCAAACCACATTACATTTTCATTTAAAGTCGTGCTCATACTTGAAAGGCGTTGAAATCACAAATATTGAAGAACTAAATAGAGTGATAGAGTCTATACCTTCACAAGAGCTTTCTTTATTTGTGGACACTCATCTACAGCAGAGTGCTTTTTTAACAGGACTAATGACAACACTTAAAACTGCTAATAAAAAGGTTCATGGAGTCATTGGCACTGATCCGATTAGCGAATGGGTTAGAAATGGTACCCTTCCATCACCACTATCTTTTTATTATGAAGAAATGGCTGTTATGGTAAAAGAAACGAAAGAATTTCCTAGCTTAAAAACGATACTTGTATCTAGTCACGCTTTCCATAATGGTGGAGCCAATTCAGTTCAGGAACTTGCTTATAGTTTATCAGTGGGCATTGAATATGTTAGACAATGCTTAAACCAAGGTCTAACTATAGACGAAATTGCACCTAAAATTGCTTTCTCTTTCTCAATTGGCTCCAATCTGTTTATGGAGATAGCCAAACTAAGGGCAGCTAGTTATTTATGGTCATCAATTATTCATGAGTTTGGTGGTAATGAAGAATCGAAAAAAATGTGGATACATGCTAAAACTTCGATTACGACAAAAACTACTCATGATCCTTATGTAAATATGCTTAGATCAACAGTGGAATCCTTTGCGGCAGTTGTTGGTGGAGCAAACAGTATCCAGACGTCACCTTTTGATGAGGCTTTCCAAAAACCAACTGCTTTCTCAGATCGAATCGCGAGAAATGTACAGTCGATTTTACTCGAGGAGGCTAGCCTTGGTAGAGTGGTTGATCCATCAAAAGGTTCTTGGTATGTGGAAGGTTTAACAAAAGAATTCTCTGAAAAAACGTGGGAAATCATCCAACAACTTGATCTAGCAGGTGGAGTGGTAAACTCTCTACGAACTGGAGATATTCAAAGTGAGATAGAGAAAGTAAGGGAAGAACACTTTAAAAAAGTTGACAATCGCAGAGAAAAAATTGTTGGTGTGAACATGTATGCGAATGTGTTAGAGAAAGATCAGGTTTACTCTATAACAATGGATAAGGAGCAACCAGTTGAGAACCAACCTGAAGTAAACCTTTCATTAAGCAGTACGGATTTATTTAAGCAAATCGAGATGGAACTCCAGGCTGGTACAACATTTAGTAAACTACAATCTGCATTACAGAATGATGATAAAGAAGCTGACATTGAGAAGATTCCAGAAATTCGATGGTCCATGAAGTTTGAGAAGCTCAGACAAAATGCGTCGAACTATTTTAGCAAGACAGGTGAAAAGTTAGCTGTAAAGCTCGTAAATATAGGGGAGTTAATACAGCATAAGGCTAGAACTGACTTTATAAAAGGGTTCTTTGAAGTGGGCGGTTTTCATATAAAAGAAACAAATAGTCTTAAAAGTATAGAGGAACTTTCACAAGTACCAGCTTTACAAGAAAATCGAGTGGTTATTATATGTGGTGATGACTCAACTTACACACAGATAGGTAGGAAGGTTGTCGAACTGCTTAAGAAAATGAATCCTGACAGCTTAATATTCATAGCAGGAAACCTAGAACAACAAGCCCTTGCAGAGTATAAAGAGGCTGGTTTAAAAGAGTGTATTCATATGAAGACAAACTGTTACCAATTTTTAGATAGTCTGCAACAGGAACTGGGGGTAAATGATGAAAAAGCCTAA
- a CDS encoding dihydrolipoamide acetyltransferase family protein, with product MAIEKITMPQLGESVTEGTISKWLVSPGDKVNKYDPIAEVMTDKVNAEVPSSFTGVIKELIATEDEALAVGEVICLIEVEGGTTGTTNDSSKVSSSNNEAKAVEPARTGEPAKDAEPNKGRYSPAVLRLAQDHSIDLGQVSGTGMGGRITRKDVQQIIDSGQIPTAATKTEEKRQQTEEKPQQTEVAYTAPSAPKQASPAIETQHGDLEIPITGIRKAIATNMLRSKHEAPHAWTMVEVDVTNLVNYRNSIKDDFKKSEGFNLTFFAFFVKAVAQALKEFPQINSMWAGDKIIQKKAINISIAVATKDALFVPVIKNADELTVKGIAREITELANKVRNGKLKSDEMQGGTFTVNNTGSFGSVQSMGIINYPQAAILQVESIVKRPVVMEGNMIAIRDMVNLCMSLDHRVLDGLICGQFLARVKEILENTSKENTNVY from the coding sequence TTGGCTATTGAAAAAATAACGATGCCACAGCTTGGCGAAAGTGTGACAGAAGGAACCATCAGTAAATGGCTCGTCTCACCAGGAGATAAAGTAAATAAATATGATCCTATAGCGGAAGTAATGACAGACAAAGTTAATGCAGAAGTTCCTTCCTCTTTCACAGGTGTCATTAAAGAATTAATTGCAACAGAAGATGAAGCATTAGCAGTTGGTGAAGTCATCTGCCTAATCGAAGTTGAAGGTGGAACTACTGGAACCACTAACGATAGCTCTAAAGTTTCGTCATCGAATAACGAAGCAAAAGCTGTAGAACCAGCTCGTACTGGTGAACCTGCTAAAGATGCAGAGCCTAATAAAGGCCGTTATTCTCCGGCAGTTCTTCGCTTAGCACAGGATCATAGCATTGATTTAGGGCAAGTTTCTGGAACTGGTATGGGTGGTCGCATCACACGTAAAGATGTTCAGCAGATTATAGACTCAGGGCAAATTCCTACAGCAGCTACAAAAACTGAAGAAAAGCGTCAACAAACGGAAGAAAAGCCTCAACAAACAGAAGTAGCGTATACTGCTCCTTCAGCACCAAAACAAGCTTCACCTGCAATCGAAACACAGCATGGTGATCTTGAGATTCCTATTACAGGTATTCGAAAAGCGATTGCAACCAACATGCTTCGTAGTAAGCATGAGGCTCCACATGCTTGGACAATGGTTGAAGTAGACGTTACTAACCTAGTGAATTATCGTAATTCCATCAAGGATGATTTCAAAAAAAGTGAAGGATTTAATCTAACTTTCTTTGCTTTCTTTGTAAAAGCAGTTGCACAAGCACTAAAGGAGTTCCCACAAATCAATTCAATGTGGGCAGGAGATAAAATCATCCAGAAAAAGGCGATTAACATCTCTATAGCGGTCGCTACAAAGGATGCTTTATTTGTACCGGTTATCAAAAATGCTGACGAACTAACTGTTAAAGGTATTGCGCGGGAAATTACTGAGTTAGCTAATAAAGTTCGTAATGGTAAATTAAAATCTGATGAAATGCAGGGTGGGACATTTACTGTAAACAATACTGGATCATTCGGTTCTGTTCAGTCGATGGGAATTATCAACTATCCGCAAGCTGCGATTCTACAGGTAGAATCAATCGTTAAACGTCCAGTTGTGATGGAAGGTAACATGATTGCTATTCGTGATATGGTTAACCTTTGTATGTCACTTGACCATCGAGTACTAGATGGACTAATCTGTGGTCAATTCCTAGCACGAGTAAAAGAAATCTTAGAAAACACTTCAAAAGAAAATACAAACGTATATTAA
- a CDS encoding alpha-ketoacid dehydrogenase subunit beta, translating into MPVISYIDAVTLAIREEMERDSKVFVLGEDVGRKGGVFKATHGLYDQFGEERVIDTPLAESAIAGVAIGAAMYGMRPIAEMQFADFIMPAINQIISEAAKIRYRSNNDWTCPLVVRAPYGGGIHGALYHSQSVEAIFANQPGLKIVMPSTPYDVKGLLKAAIRDEDPVLFFEHKRAYRLIKGEVPTDDYVLPIGKADVKREGEDVTVIAYGLCVHFALQAAERLASDGISVHVLDLRTVYPLDKEAIIEAASKTGKVLLITEDTLEGSIMSEVSAIIAENCLFDLDAPIKRLAGPDVPAMPYAPTMEKYFMINPDKVEKAIRELAEF; encoded by the coding sequence ATGCCAGTTATTTCTTATATTGATGCTGTAACCTTAGCGATACGAGAAGAAATGGAAAGAGATTCGAAGGTATTTGTTCTTGGAGAAGATGTTGGTAGAAAAGGTGGAGTTTTTAAAGCGACACATGGTTTGTATGATCAGTTTGGAGAAGAACGGGTAATTGATACTCCATTAGCTGAATCTGCCATTGCGGGTGTAGCAATTGGAGCCGCGATGTATGGAATGAGACCTATTGCAGAAATGCAATTTGCTGATTTTATCATGCCTGCTATTAACCAAATAATCTCAGAGGCTGCAAAAATTCGTTATCGATCTAACAACGATTGGACTTGTCCACTAGTAGTTCGCGCACCATATGGTGGTGGTATTCACGGTGCTCTTTATCACTCACAATCAGTTGAAGCAATTTTTGCAAACCAACCTGGTTTAAAAATAGTTATGCCTTCAACTCCGTATGATGTGAAAGGTCTGTTAAAAGCTGCTATACGTGACGAAGATCCAGTATTGTTTTTTGAGCATAAGCGTGCATATCGATTAATCAAAGGTGAAGTTCCTACAGACGATTATGTACTACCAATTGGCAAGGCAGATGTTAAGCGCGAAGGTGAAGATGTAACCGTTATTGCTTACGGATTATGTGTTCATTTTGCTCTTCAAGCTGCTGAAAGGCTAGCAAGTGATGGTATTTCTGTTCATGTATTGGACCTTCGTACTGTGTATCCACTTGACAAAGAAGCAATTATTGAAGCTGCTTCAAAGACGGGGAAAGTGCTTTTAATTACGGAAGATACACTAGAAGGAAGCATTATGAGCGAGGTTTCTGCAATTATTGCAGAGAACTGTTTATTTGATCTTGATGCTCCTATTAAAAGACTTGCAGGTCCTGATGTACCAGCAATGCCATACGCACCAACAATGGAAAAATACTTTATGATTAATCCAGATAAAGTTGAAAAAGCGATTCGAGAATTAGCGGAATTTTAA
- a CDS encoding thiamine pyrophosphate-dependent dehydrogenase E1 component subunit alpha: MAEKRHHALGLSDEKVLEMYETMLLARRLDERMWLLNRAGKIPFVISCQGQEAAQVGAAFALDREKDYVLPYYRDMGVVLTFGMTSKDLMLSGFAKAEDPNSGGRQMPGHFGQKKNRIVTGSSPVTTQVPHAVGVALGGRLEGKDLVTFVTFGEGSSNQGDFHEGANYAAVHKLPVIFMCENNKYAISVPYEKQVACEKISDRAIGYGMPGVTVDGNDILAVYEAVKEAADRGRRGEGPTLVETISYRLTAHSSDDDDRTYRSREEVEEAKKKDGLFAFELYLKEAGILTDDQLEAINERVKQEVDEATDYAENAPYADPTDALKYVYAE; encoded by the coding sequence ATGGCTGAAAAGCGTCATCATGCATTAGGTTTAAGCGATGAAAAAGTACTAGAAATGTACGAAACCATGCTCTTAGCTCGTAGACTTGACGAGCGGATGTGGTTACTAAATCGTGCAGGAAAAATACCATTCGTAATATCCTGCCAGGGTCAAGAGGCTGCACAAGTAGGTGCTGCGTTTGCTCTTGATCGTGAAAAGGATTATGTACTTCCGTATTATCGAGATATGGGTGTTGTTTTAACATTTGGAATGACTTCAAAAGATTTAATGTTATCGGGTTTTGCAAAAGCAGAAGATCCTAATTCAGGTGGCAGACAAATGCCTGGGCATTTTGGTCAAAAGAAAAACCGAATTGTAACAGGGTCATCCCCCGTTACAACGCAGGTTCCACATGCGGTAGGAGTTGCACTTGGTGGTCGTTTAGAGGGTAAAGATCTGGTTACATTTGTAACGTTTGGGGAAGGTTCGTCCAACCAAGGTGATTTCCATGAAGGAGCAAACTATGCAGCCGTGCATAAGTTACCGGTTATTTTTATGTGTGAAAATAACAAGTATGCTATTTCGGTTCCTTATGAAAAGCAAGTAGCATGTGAAAAAATTTCAGACAGAGCAATTGGTTATGGAATGCCAGGAGTAACTGTAGATGGAAATGATATTTTAGCAGTTTATGAAGCTGTGAAAGAAGCTGCTGATCGTGGTAGACGTGGTGAAGGTCCTACATTGGTTGAAACCATTTCTTATCGTTTAACTGCTCACTCCAGTGATGATGATGACCGCACTTACCGTTCAAGAGAAGAAGTAGAAGAAGCAAAAAAGAAAGATGGCCTTTTTGCATTTGAATTATATCTTAAAGAAGCTGGCATCTTAACGGATGATCAACTAGAAGCGATAAATGAACGTGTGAAGCAAGAAGTAGATGAGGCAACTGATTATGCAGAAAATGCTCCATACGCAGATCCAACAGACGCATTAAAGTATGTCTATGCTGAGTAA
- the lpdA gene encoding dihydrolipoyl dehydrogenase, with protein MATEYDLVILGGGTGGYVAAIRASQLGLKVAIVEKGKLGGTCLHKGCIPSKALLRSAEVFATAKKGEEFGVIAKEVALDFTKVQERKTKIIDTLHKGIQHLMKQGKIDVYEGLGRILGPSIFSPMPGTISVQMNNGEENPMLIPKNVIIATGSRPRTLPGLELDGEYVLSSDEVLELEKLPNSIIIVGGGVIGIEWASMMADFGVEVTVLEYADRIIPTEDVEISKEMQRIMKKKGVKIVTGAKVLADTVTKGEGVSIQAEHKGEQKTFSSDLLLVSVGRQANVEGIGIENTEIQVESGFIKVNHSYQTKESHIYAIGDVIGGLQLAHVASHEGILAVEHISGEVIEPIDPSLVSKCIYSNPEAASVGYTEAEAKEKGYNVKTGKFSFRAIGKALVYGESDGFVKLVVDEDTDDLLGVHMIGPHVTDMISEAGLARVLDATPWEIGKTIHPHPTLSEAIGEAALAVQGKAIHS; from the coding sequence ATGGCAACAGAATATGATCTGGTCATTCTTGGTGGTGGTACCGGGGGATATGTAGCAGCAATTAGGGCATCCCAACTTGGCCTTAAAGTGGCAATTGTTGAAAAAGGAAAGCTTGGTGGAACTTGCCTTCACAAGGGATGTATCCCTAGTAAAGCACTATTAAGGAGTGCAGAGGTATTTGCAACAGCCAAAAAGGGTGAAGAATTTGGGGTAATCGCTAAAGAGGTTGCCCTTGACTTTACAAAGGTGCAGGAAAGAAAGACAAAAATCATTGATACTCTTCATAAGGGGATTCAACACTTAATGAAGCAAGGGAAAATCGATGTGTACGAAGGTCTTGGTAGAATTCTAGGCCCTTCTATCTTCTCACCTATGCCAGGTACCATATCTGTTCAAATGAACAATGGTGAAGAGAATCCAATGCTTATTCCTAAAAATGTGATAATTGCTACTGGTTCTAGACCTAGGACCTTACCAGGTCTTGAACTTGATGGCGAGTATGTTCTTTCTTCTGATGAAGTACTTGAGTTAGAGAAACTTCCTAACTCAATTATCATTGTTGGGGGCGGAGTGATCGGAATTGAATGGGCTTCGATGATGGCAGACTTCGGTGTAGAAGTGACTGTCTTAGAATATGCTGATCGAATCATCCCAACAGAAGATGTAGAGATCTCAAAAGAGATGCAACGAATTATGAAGAAAAAAGGTGTCAAAATCGTTACTGGTGCAAAAGTACTTGCAGACACAGTAACAAAAGGTGAAGGTGTATCCATACAGGCTGAACATAAGGGAGAACAAAAGACGTTTTCATCAGACCTACTACTTGTTTCTGTTGGTCGACAAGCTAACGTTGAAGGTATTGGTATTGAGAATACCGAGATACAAGTTGAGAGCGGTTTCATTAAGGTAAACCATTCTTACCAAACAAAAGAGTCTCATATTTACGCGATTGGTGACGTTATTGGTGGTTTACAGCTGGCTCACGTTGCTTCACATGAGGGAATTCTAGCAGTTGAACATATTTCAGGAGAAGTGATAGAACCAATTGATCCTTCCCTTGTATCTAAATGTATTTATAGTAACCCAGAAGCAGCAAGTGTTGGATATACTGAGGCTGAGGCGAAAGAAAAGGGTTACAACGTAAAAACGGGTAAATTTTCATTCCGTGCTATTGGTAAGGCCTTGGTTTATGGTGAATCAGATGGTTTTGTAAAGCTTGTTGTGGATGAGGACACAGACGACCTATTAGGTGTTCATATGATTGGTCCACATGTCACAGACATGATTTCTGAGGCTGGACTCGCTCGTGTCCTTGATGCGACACCATGGGAAATTGGTAAAACGATTCATCCACATCCAACTCTATCAGAGGCAATCGGTGAAGCAGCACTAGCGGTCCAAGGAAAAGCAATTCACTCTTAA
- the buk gene encoding butyrate kinase: protein MQEREYRILVINPGSTSTKIGVFSDEVSIFEKTIRHDADYISTFASIIDQYEFRKQTILEALDHEGINSSKLHAVCGRGGLLRPIEGGTYDVNEQMLEDLKKGYSGQHASNLGGIIAFEIASGLNIPSFIVDPVVVDELDEIARISGVAEIERKSIFHALNQKAVARRVAKSIGKPYEELSLIVTHMGGGITVGAHQNGRVIDVNNGLHGDGPFSPERAGTVPAGDLVSMCFSGEYYRDEVMKKLVGQGGLVGYLGTNDAVKVEDMISSGNEKAKLVYDAMAYQVAKEIGSAAAVLYGKVDRIILTGGLAYGKEFVNSITDRVKWIADVIVQPGENELQALAEGALRVLKGEESAKSYPGTKSDKVVNVRG, encoded by the coding sequence TTGCAAGAAAGAGAATACCGCATTTTAGTTATAAATCCAGGTTCAACTTCCACTAAGATTGGCGTCTTTTCTGATGAAGTTTCAATATTCGAAAAGACGATCCGACACGATGCAGATTATATTTCTACTTTTGCTTCTATTATTGATCAGTATGAATTTAGAAAGCAGACGATACTTGAAGCACTGGATCATGAAGGTATTAATTCTTCTAAACTACATGCAGTTTGTGGTCGGGGAGGCCTGCTTCGCCCTATTGAAGGTGGCACATATGATGTGAATGAGCAAATGCTCGAAGATCTTAAAAAAGGGTACTCGGGCCAACATGCTTCAAATCTTGGAGGAATTATTGCCTTTGAGATTGCTTCAGGATTAAATATACCTTCGTTTATAGTTGACCCTGTAGTAGTAGATGAATTAGACGAGATAGCTAGAATTTCTGGCGTTGCTGAGATTGAGCGAAAAAGCATCTTTCACGCCTTAAATCAAAAGGCAGTTGCTCGTCGAGTTGCAAAAAGTATCGGTAAGCCATATGAAGAACTGAGTTTAATTGTGACTCATATGGGTGGAGGTATAACGGTTGGTGCTCATCAAAACGGGAGAGTAATTGATGTAAACAATGGTTTGCATGGTGACGGTCCGTTTAGTCCAGAGCGTGCCGGCACAGTTCCTGCGGGAGATCTGGTCTCAATGTGCTTCTCTGGTGAGTATTACCGCGATGAAGTAATGAAAAAACTTGTTGGTCAAGGTGGTCTTGTTGGCTATCTAGGTACAAATGACGCGGTAAAAGTTGAGGATATGATATCATCTGGTAACGAAAAAGCGAAGTTAGTTTATGATGCTATGGCCTATCAGGTTGCAAAAGAGATTGGTTCAGCAGCAGCAGTTCTTTATGGAAAGGTTGACCGAATCATACTAACTGGTGGTCTAGCGTACGGAAAAGAATTTGTTAACAGTATTACTGACCGCGTTAAGTGGATAGCTGATGTAATAGTTCAACCGGGAGAAAATGAATTACAGGCATTAGCGGAGGGGGCACTTCGAGTGTTAAAAGGAGAAGAATCTGCTAAAAGCTATCCCGGAACTAAGTCCGATAAAGTAGTAAATGTTAGAGGGTAA
- the bcd gene encoding branched-chain amino acid dehydrogenase: MEMFKYMETYDYEQLVLCQDKESGLKAIICIHDTTLGPALGGTRMWTYESEEAAIEDALRLAKGMTYKNAAAGLNLGGGKTVIIGDPRKDKNEALFRAFGRYIQGLNGRYITAEDVGTTVADMDLIHEETDFVTGISPAFGSSGNPSPVTAYGVFRGMKAAAKEAFGSDSLEGKVVAVQGVGNVAFTLCRYLHEEGAQLIVTDINKEAVARAVEEFGAKAVDPNEIYSVDCDIYAPCALGATINDDTIPQLKAKVVAGAANNQLKEARHGDTLHEMGIVYAPDYVINAGGVINVADELYGYNRERAMKKVETIYGNIERVINISKRDGIPTYVAADRLAEERIATMKNSRSQFLQNGRHILSRRLGR; the protein is encoded by the coding sequence ATGGAAATGTTTAAGTATATGGAGACTTACGATTATGAGCAGTTAGTTTTATGTCAGGACAAGGAGTCAGGATTGAAAGCAATAATTTGTATTCATGACACAACTCTTGGACCAGCACTAGGTGGAACTAGAATGTGGACATATGAGTCTGAGGAAGCGGCAATTGAGGATGCTCTTCGTCTTGCTAAAGGAATGACTTATAAAAATGCGGCTGCCGGATTAAATCTTGGTGGGGGGAAAACCGTAATTATAGGTGATCCACGTAAGGATAAGAATGAAGCATTATTCCGTGCATTTGGACGTTATATTCAAGGCTTAAATGGCCGCTATATTACTGCAGAAGATGTAGGGACAACAGTTGCAGACATGGATTTAATTCATGAGGAAACAGACTTTGTTACTGGGATTTCTCCAGCATTTGGATCATCAGGTAACCCTTCACCAGTTACAGCATATGGGGTTTTCCGTGGAATGAAAGCTGCAGCAAAAGAAGCATTTGGTTCTGATTCACTTGAAGGAAAAGTGGTGGCAGTGCAAGGTGTAGGAAATGTGGCCTTTACTTTATGTCGTTACCTACATGAAGAGGGAGCACAACTAATTGTAACTGATATCAACAAAGAAGCGGTTGCAAGAGCAGTTGAGGAGTTCGGCGCTAAAGCAGTTGATCCAAATGAAATTTATTCTGTTGACTGTGATATATACGCTCCATGTGCACTAGGAGCGACAATCAATGATGATACGATTCCACAGCTAAAGGCAAAGGTGGTTGCTGGTGCTGCTAATAACCAATTAAAAGAAGCAAGACACGGAGACACTCTTCATGAAATGGGCATTGTATATGCTCCTGATTATGTCATTAATGCTGGTGGAGTAATCAATGTAGCAGATGAGTTATATGGTTATAATCGTGAGCGTGCGATGAAAAAGGTAGAAACTATTTATGGAAATATTGAAAGAGTTATCAATATCTCAAAACGTGATGGAATTCCAACATACGTTGCTGCGGACCGTTTAGCAGAAGAAAGAATAGCTACCATGAAAAATTCAAGAAGCCAATTTTTACAAAATGGTCGTCATATTTTAAGTCGTCGACTTGGGAGATAA
- the yqiS gene encoding phosphate butyryltransferase: MKLETILEHAAEIKGKVVAVAAAEDEEVIEAIALAVERNLASFQLYGNEQEIRALLAQRDLDRHESIKVFQANTKERAAELAVKAVSSLDADVLMKGNIATSIILKAVLNKDFGLRTGNVLSHVAVFEIPDVDRFTIVTDAGININPDLQEKVQIINNAVKVAKAIGINLPKVAPLAAVEVVNPVMQATLDGAILSQMQARGQIKDCIVDGPLALDNAVSLDAAQHKGITSDVAGKADILLVPTIEVGNVLYKSLIYFAKAKVGAVIAGAKAPIVLTSRADSAESKLYSLALAVCSASSR; encoded by the coding sequence ATGAAGCTAGAAACAATCTTAGAACATGCAGCCGAAATTAAAGGTAAGGTTGTAGCTGTAGCTGCTGCTGAAGATGAAGAGGTCATAGAGGCGATAGCACTTGCCGTGGAAAGAAATTTAGCTTCTTTTCAGTTATATGGAAATGAGCAAGAAATTCGAGCTCTCCTAGCTCAAAGAGACTTAGATCGTCATGAATCTATTAAAGTGTTTCAGGCGAATACGAAAGAAAGAGCAGCTGAGTTAGCTGTTAAGGCAGTAAGCTCCCTTGATGCAGATGTCCTGATGAAGGGGAACATAGCAACATCGATTATTCTGAAAGCGGTTTTAAATAAGGACTTTGGGTTAAGGACAGGAAATGTTTTATCTCACGTAGCGGTATTTGAAATTCCTGATGTTGACCGCTTTACGATCGTCACAGATGCTGGAATTAACATTAATCCTGATCTTCAAGAAAAGGTTCAAATTATTAACAATGCTGTTAAAGTTGCCAAAGCAATAGGGATAAACTTACCAAAGGTTGCTCCTTTAGCGGCAGTAGAAGTCGTAAACCCTGTAATGCAGGCGACGTTAGATGGTGCAATTCTTTCACAAATGCAAGCGAGAGGGCAGATTAAAGATTGCATTGTGGATGGACCACTTGCTTTAGATAATGCTGTGTCATTAGATGCAGCTCAACATAAAGGCATTACAAGTGATGTAGCTGGTAAAGCCGATATCCTTCTAGTTCCAACAATTGAGGTAGGAAATGTTCTCTACAAATCGTTGATCTATTTTGCGAAAGCAAAGGTTGGGGCAGTTATTGCTGGAGCAAAAGCACCTATTGTACTTACATCAAGAGCAGATAGTGCAGAAAGTAAATTATATTCATTAGCATTAGCGGTATGTTCGGCATCTAGTCGATAA